From a single Anaerolineae bacterium genomic region:
- the nadA gene encoding quinolinate synthase NadA, translating to MNENGQAQEELIQEILELKRQRNAVLLAHNYQIPEIQDIADFVGDSLGLSQAAARTDADVIVFCGVHFMAETAAILCPDKIVLLPDLDAGCSLADSITAEQLRAWKAQHPNAVVVAYVNTTAEVKAESDYCCTSSNAQRVIEAIPPDREILFLPDLFLGSYLEQVTGRRMHVWLGECHVHAGIRTEDIIQLRSAHPNAEFLIHPECGCVTSCMYSLAKGDISGDGTYILSTEGMIRRVQQSPASEFVVATETGVLHRMRKVAPGKAFYPISEETICRYMKKITLPKVAHSLRHMVYQVTVPKPIAERARIAIERMLALA from the coding sequence ATGAACGAAAATGGGCAGGCCCAAGAGGAGCTAATCCAGGAGATCCTGGAGTTAAAACGCCAGCGCAACGCAGTGTTGTTGGCGCACAATTATCAGATCCCGGAAATCCAGGACATCGCCGACTTCGTGGGCGATTCCTTGGGGCTCTCCCAAGCAGCCGCCCGTACCGACGCGGATGTCATCGTCTTCTGCGGCGTCCACTTCATGGCCGAGACGGCGGCCATCCTGTGTCCTGACAAGATCGTCCTACTGCCCGACCTGGACGCCGGCTGCTCGCTGGCAGACAGCATTACGGCCGAGCAACTGCGGGCCTGGAAGGCACAACATCCCAATGCCGTGGTCGTCGCCTACGTGAACACCACCGCCGAGGTCAAGGCGGAAAGCGACTATTGCTGCACCTCGAGCAACGCCCAGCGCGTTATCGAGGCGATCCCGCCCGATCGCGAGATCCTGTTCCTGCCCGATCTCTTCTTGGGCAGCTATCTAGAGCAGGTGACCGGCCGTCGCATGCACGTCTGGCTGGGCGAGTGCCATGTCCACGCTGGCATCCGCACTGAGGACATCATCCAGCTGCGATCGGCTCACCCCAACGCCGAGTTCCTGATCCATCCCGAATGTGGCTGCGTGACCTCGTGCATGTACTCCCTGGCCAAGGGAGACATCAGTGGCGATGGCACCTACATCCTCTCCACCGAAGGGATGATCCGCCGCGTCCAGCAGTCGCCCGCGTCGGAATTCGTAGTAGCGACCGAGACCGGCGTGCTGCATCGCATGCGCAAGGTCGCGCCGGGCAAGGCGTTTTATCCCATCAGTGAGGAGACCATCTGCCGCTACATGAAGAAGATCACGCTGCCCAAGGTCGCCCACAGCCTGCGTCACATGGTGTACCAGGTGACTGTGCCCAAACCCATCGCCGAGCGAGCTCGAATCGCTATTGAGCGCATGTTGGCTCTCGCCTGA